In Candidatus Brocadiia bacterium, a genomic segment contains:
- the istB gene encoding IS21-like element helper ATPase IstB, with the protein MAEQQSPNNKADEKLKKLFLFHIARQLPELEKTGGQENMSHVDFLNLLLDHELACRHQNTVARLVRKAGFPSVKTIDAFDWAHPTSIPKALILNACNMDFVRRKEHLIFLGPSGIGKTHLASALGYVACQSTIRTVFTTAADMINRLIASKSDRGLERGLKKYTGAGLLIIDEIGYMPMDKEGRDLFFQVISKRSETGSMIVTTNKAFKNWTEIFQDNAVATAIAERLTEHGELIKIEGPSYRVKKRKQRQLGL; encoded by the coding sequence AAAGTTAAAAAAGCTTTTCCTGTTCCATATAGCCCGGCAGTTGCCTGAATTGGAGAAAACGGGCGGGCAGGAAAACATGAGCCATGTAGATTTCCTGAACCTGCTGCTTGACCATGAGCTGGCCTGCCGGCATCAGAACACGGTAGCCCGGCTTGTGCGCAAAGCCGGTTTCCCCAGTGTAAAAACAATTGATGCTTTTGACTGGGCACATCCTACGAGTATCCCTAAAGCGCTTATTCTTAACGCGTGCAATATGGACTTTGTGCGCAGAAAAGAGCATTTGATTTTTCTTGGCCCAAGCGGCATCGGCAAGACGCATCTTGCAAGTGCGCTGGGGTACGTGGCCTGTCAGAGTACAATTCGCACCGTGTTCACCACGGCGGCGGACATGATTAACCGGCTGATTGCTTCAAAAAGCGATCGTGGCCTGGAACGCGGCCTTAAGAAGTACACCGGCGCCGGCCTTCTGATTATTGATGAGATCGGTTATATGCCGATGGATAAGGAAGGCCGCGACCTCTTCTTCCAGGTCATATCAAAAAGATCTGAAACAGGCTCAATGATAGTAACAACAAACAAGGCTTTCAAGAACTGGACAGAAATATTTCAGGATAACGCCGTGGCGACCGCTATAGCCGAGCGGCTAACCGAGCATGGCGAGCTGATTAAGATTGAAGGACCGAGCTATAGAGTCAAGAAAAGAAAGCAAAGACAACTTGGATTGTGA